The genome window GTAACAGTAACTGTTGATGGTACAAATACTTTAAGTCCGGGTATAATACCAACTACTGCAGCAGCTGCTATCCCAAAGATTAAGGATTTGAGGAACCTTCTTCTCTTTTCATCTACACTTCCAACGTTCTTATTTGTATAGTTAAATAAGTAATCTTCACCTTTATTTACAAATTCTTTTGGATCAAATTTTGTCTTAGGGTCTCTCATTTTACTAGTTAATTTCCTAATAAACATTAAATCTGAGTAGTCTAAGATAGGTCTATCATTTTTACCTGTCTTAAACCTTATCATTTCGAGTCACAAAATATGAATAGTAAGACATACCTTTTATCCATTTCTCGTTGGACTTATGATATCAATTATACGTTTTTTACTTTCAATTTCACCGGATGTAATTACTAAAAAACCTATTATCGGAGTTAGCATGTATATTAATAACGAGAAACCATCAATTCCAAGAAATACAGTAGAAATAATTAGAAAGTATCCAACCCCTGCACTAATATTACCCTTTATTAGAGCTATGAGAATTCCCCCTATACTTAAACCTAATACGATTACTAAGAGGGTAATATGATAAGGATTGTACAAGTTTATCCCTAACATCGATGGTAATATCATATTCATTAAAATTTCTAGGTACCTATTCTGACTTATAATATTTTCAAAAAGTATAAACGGTATAATGGAAAGGAGTCCAACTGATATTGCTACATAATTTCTTAGGGATTTAATTTTGCCCCATAATATTACATATGCCAAATATCCAGCAATCGAGATAAAGTATAATGTGAGGTAGCTTATAAATAACGCGTGATGAAAAATGTTAAGAAGTATTGATGCATATACTCCGAGATTTACTAAGATTAATGTAGGAATTAAAAGAATGGATAATGGTGAGGATTTAATTAGGCCTTCAATAGTGCTTGCTAATCCTAAAACAAGAATTGCAATTTCAAGAGAATATAACCAAAAAGAGTTCTCATAGTTAGGTATTAACGTAATAAATGGTGAGAGAAAGAGAATGACTGTAAGGGGTATTAACGATTTGTAACTAAAGGATAAGATTATACTGACTATCAATATAAATATGAAGAAGAAGTAGAACGATATATTCCCTATTAGAAGTAGTAAATTTGTATTAGAGATATTAAGAGGGAGTATTGAGGGAAACATGAATGCTTGTTTAAATGAAAACTGTAAAAAGCTGAAAATGCCAAGTAGAATTAAAAAAAGGTTTAAATTTCCTTTTAATTCATCTATCATTTTCATCTTCTAAACACCACATAAAGTATTATTAGTGCTACTATAGCTATTACAATACCGACTACTGTCACATATATTGTTGCAGAAGATATACTTGTAATTGTAGTAACAGTGGTCGTGCTAGAAACTGATGTAACTGATGTTGTGCTAGTAGTTGTGCTAGTAGGTGGAGTAGTAACTAACTCTAATGTAAGGAAGTTAGGCGTGATAGACTTATCAAATAATGTCTCACCAAGCCTTCCTTGCCATACTGCAAACGCTACGTAATAGGTTTTGCCAACTGTTATATTAGGCATCCAATTAGCATAAGCTGAAGGAACTGCAAGGGGTCTAGCGAACTCTACTGTCCAATAACCATCTTGATACGTTGCTCCAGTCCATATAAAGAATAGAGATCCGTTTAACCCACTTGTTGCTACTGGTGCATACCATATTCCAGCAGTATCTACTTCGTACATATTAGTATTATTAGTATATAATGGAACTGCAAATCCATGATTGCCAGGGTCTACATAAGGTAATCCGGTTAATGATGTATTCTGCCATAGGTTCACTTTAAATGCTGGGTCATAAGTTATATTATTCCACGTAGCTCCAGATACCCACATCCATATATTAGCAGCTCCACCGGGTTGTGCTAAAGAACCTCCAGCATCTTTAAAAGTTACACCATCAAATGTTTGATTAGGATACTCACCACCCATATTCATATCATCTTTAGTTGGCGGTACTACGTTACCCATATACCACATTATAGCAGCTCTATCTGGATAATACCAAGTTGAATTAACATAATAACCGTAGAACATACCATCAGTGTACAAGAGATCCTCCATTGGATCTGGAGAGTGCCATAATATTATTGTACCATTAGACGTTATAGTGATTTGCGTATTGTTTGGAGTTGGTAACAAGATTCCAGAGTAGTTTAGTACTAATCTCCCTTGTATTGTTTCTCCATTAACTATAGCGAAACAATTAGTATAGTTCTTTTCTATCGTATAAGTAGTACCAGGTGTAAGCATTATTAGTCTAAATAAACTTGGACCAGATGCCAGAGGATAAAGTCCTGCAGCAGCCGCTGACCAAGCACCGAAAGCGGGTTCTGGGGCGTACCATCTTTCTAATATTATTATCCAAGAGCCGTTCCACACTGCCTTAACTAAGAGATAATGAGTAAGTCCAGAAGTGGGTGCCATTGGTATATTAGCAGTCAATGATATGTTAATCCATGGTATTTGGCTCCAATAACTTGCAGAACCAGGATTCGACAAATCTGCACTACCAGCAACCTTATAAACGGGAATTTGGGGGGAAGTTTGAGCCATTGGAATATTCGCTAATCCCATTATAATACCTAAAAATAAAGCGAGCAAAAGAACGCTTAATGTATATTTTGACCTTCTCTTAATGCTCATCCTCTCACAAAAATCGCTTATGTAGTTGTTGCTATTAAACATAAATCGTTGGACTTATGAGTAATCTAACGTGATGTGTTTAAGATAATTTTTCTCCTAACTTTGCTTATTATCTTTACCAATCTAAAGTTAACTTATTAGCCTTTAAGCTTAAATTAAAGGTGATGAAAGCTCTCGCATTCGATAAAAACGGAATAGAAAACCTAAAGTTTACAGATTACAAAGACCCAGAAATAGGCAATCATGAAGTATTAATAAGAGTAAAACTAGCTGGTGTAAATCCAGTTGATTATTATACTGTGGAGAGGCTAAAAGTGAATCCATTACCACATATACCGGGAGTTGAATTTAGCGGAGAAGTAGCTAAGGTTGGAGATCATGTTAAAAGTGTAAGTGTTGGAGATAGAGTTACGATTTATGGTAGAATATTTGACGGAACTTGTGACATGTGTATGGCTGGATATGAAACAGTTTGCAGAAATGGTGGAAGAATTGGAGTTGACGCTAATGGTGGATGGGCTGAATATATCGCAGTTGAAGAAAAATACGTGTTTAAGTTACCGAATGAGTATACGTGGGAAATGGGATCAAGTTTGACTGTAGCTGCTTTGACAGCTTACCACGCGTTAAAAGAAGCACAATTGAGGCCATCACAAACACTAGTTATATTTGGGGCATCTGGAAATACTGGGATGTTTCTGGTGCAATTAGGTAAGAGGTTTGGGGCAAAAGTAATAGCTGTATCAAGAAAAAGTTGGTTAAGGGAATATGGAGCTGATTTCGTAGTTGATTATAATGAAGTAGAGGAAAAGGTGAAGGAAATTACAAATGGTAAGATGGCTGACGTAGTTGTGAATTCCTTAGGAGAGCAACTTTGGGATAAGAGCTTCTCAGTTGTAGGTGTTAGGGGTAAGTTAGTTACCTTTGGAACGTTGCTAGGTGCAAATGTTAAAGTTGATATAGGCCAGTTATACAGTAAGCATATCAGCATTTTAGGTGTTAATAGGGGTAATAGGAAGGACTTTGTAGAGCTATTAGAAATATGTAAGGATTGTAAGGTAAAGACGTGGAAGGTAGTTAGGTTAGAGGAGGGAAAAGAGGCTTTAAAAGAGCTCTTCTCTAAAGATAGAGACGGCAGAATTTTCCTATCTCCTTAACACTTTGCCAACTAAGAAAGATGGGAATCCTTGTTTTTCCGCCTCTTGAAGGGCATCTTCTACTTCCTTTTTTTCACCTATTATGAGAACTAACAACTCTGACTGCAATAAGACTAGTTGAACAAATTAAGAAAGAGTTACTGAGAATGAATGTAGAATTCTTCTTCACTCCTAATGATAAGGAACCAAAGTCAATTCAAGTGGCTAGGTTAATGTTCACAGATGGGTTAACAAAAAACGAAGCACTGAATAACGTAACTCTAGTTAAGAACTCTGCCTTATTAGTATTACAACTTTTAAATGAAAGTTGAAAAATTCTTTAGTTTCTTATTACGTTTTAAGCCTAAATAGATTATGTATAGTAGTTTCCTGAAAATGACGTCAATTTGAAATACCTTAAAAACTTTTTAGGATGATAATACCAAGACTAAACAATGAAAATAACGAGTCTCTTCAACAGACGATTTGCAAGGGTAAGGAAGTACCTAGAGAAAGTGAAGAAGACGCTAGGCAGTAAATCCCTAGTGAAGTTACTGGGCGCATCTCTGATCGAAGATGGATCAATGAGGACCAAGTGCACCACGGCTGGAATTGACTACGAATACGCCTTGAGGAAGTTAGAGGAGGTCGCTAAGGTCGATCTAATCGAAGTAGTGAAGGAATTAGTAGGGGAACACAAGGTCCAGCTCTCAATAGACGACACACTAAACGAGAAATACTACGCTGAAGCCGCGTGGGTCTCAGCTCACATGACCCAATTCTTCTACTCCAGGAAGGATAAAACCTACATCCCAGCACACCAAATCCTTGTAGCCACAATAAGGGACTTGGAAACCAACGAGGTCTACTTGATCCACCTCGAGATCTACCTACCACAAAAAGTCGTGAATATCTTGAAACAAGAAGGGAAGCCAGTCCAGTTCAGAACGAAGATCGAAATCGCAATTGAGCTGATAGAGAAAGTGAGGAGGAGGCTTAACGTTAGTTCAATAGCGTTCGATTCGTGGTACGTGAACAGGAGAACTCTTCTGCCCGGTGTTGTTTCGGAACTTAAGGCGAGCGCGCGGGTTACCGAGGGAGGTAGATCCGTGCCGGTCGCCGAGTTCCCCGAGGGAGAGTTCTCCGTCACGTACCTCGGCGTTCCTATTAAATTAATTGTAGTTAATAATTATAAAGGTTGCGGGAGGAGGTACTTCTTCACGACCGACCTAACCATGACCTCTGAGGAGGTAATAACGACTTGGGAGAATAGGTGGGATGTTGAAACTGTGATAAGGGATTTGAAGGTCCTAGGCCTTAGGAGCAGTTCGTTCAAGAGCGTAGTCAAGATCCTCGGATACATGAAGCTTGT of Sulfolobus sp. E5-1-F contains these proteins:
- the cbsB gene encoding cytochrome b558/566 subunit B, which codes for MKMIDELKGNLNLFLILLGIFSFLQFSFKQAFMFPSILPLNISNTNLLLLIGNISFYFFFIFILIVSIILSFSYKSLIPLTVILFLSPFITLIPNYENSFWLYSLEIAILVLGLASTIEGLIKSSPLSILLIPTLILVNLGVYASILLNIFHHALFISYLTLYFISIAGYLAYVILWGKIKSLRNYVAISVGLLSIIPFILFENIISQNRYLEILMNMILPSMLGINLYNPYHITLLVIVLGLSIGGILIALIKGNISAGVGYFLIISTVFLGIDGFSLLIYMLTPIIGFLVITSGEIESKKRIIDIISPTRNG
- the cbsA gene encoding cytochrome b558/566 subunit A — its product is MSIKRRSKYTLSVLLLALFLGIIMGLANIPMAQTSPQIPVYKVAGSADLSNPGSASYWSQIPWINISLTANIPMAPTSGLTHYLLVKAVWNGSWIIILERWYAPEPAFGAWSAAAAGLYPLASGPSLFRLIMLTPGTTYTIEKNYTNCFAIVNGETIQGRLVLNYSGILLPTPNNTQITITSNGTIILWHSPDPMEDLLYTDGMFYGYYVNSTWYYPDRAAIMWYMGNVVPPTKDDMNMGGEYPNQTFDGVTFKDAGGSLAQPGGAANIWMWVSGATWNNITYDPAFKVNLWQNTSLTGLPYVDPGNHGFAVPLYTNNTNMYEVDTAGIWYAPVATSGLNGSLFFIWTGATYQDGYWTVEFARPLAVPSAYANWMPNITVGKTYYVAFAVWQGRLGETLFDKSITPNFLTLELVTTPPTSTTTSTTSVTSVSSTTTVTTITSISSATIYVTVVGIVIAIVALIILYVVFRR
- a CDS encoding alcohol dehydrogenase catalytic domain-containing protein; translated protein: MKALAFDKNGIENLKFTDYKDPEIGNHEVLIRVKLAGVNPVDYYTVERLKVNPLPHIPGVEFSGEVAKVGDHVKSVSVGDRVTIYGRIFDGTCDMCMAGYETVCRNGGRIGVDANGGWAEYIAVEEKYVFKLPNEYTWEMGSSLTVAALTAYHALKEAQLRPSQTLVIFGASGNTGMFLVQLGKRFGAKVIAVSRKSWLREYGADFVVDYNEVEEKVKEITNGKMADVVVNSLGEQLWDKSFSVVGVRGKLVTFGTLLGANVKVDIGQLYSKHISILGVNRGNRKDFVELLEICKDCKVKTWKVVRLEEGKEALKELFSKDRDGRIFLSP
- a CDS encoding ISNCY family transposase produces the protein MKITSLFNRRFARVRKYLEKVKKTLGSKSLVKLLGASLIEDGSMRTKCTTAGIDYEYALRKLEEVAKVDLIEVVKELVGEHKVQLSIDDTLNEKYYAEAAWVSAHMTQFFYSRKDKTYIPAHQILVATIRDLETNEVYLIHLEIYLPQKVVNILKQEGKPVQFRTKIEIAIELIEKVRRRLNVSSIAFDSWYVNRRTLLPGVVSELKASARVTEGGRSVPVAEFPEGEFSVTYLGVPIKLIVVNNYKGCGRRYFFTTDLTMTSEEVITTWENRWDVETVIRDLKVLGLRSSSFKSVVKILGYMKLVGLVVNFLHILKYELGSHLGVKALSRYLKNVYGYFLDYKKLFRLR